Proteins encoded in a region of the Halorussus sp. MSC15.2 genome:
- a CDS encoding phosphoribosyltransferase, with protein sequence MSELPDEFKCTITNWEYIYGLCRDVSDQVKRDSFEPDVVVALARGGWFAGRCICDFLGMDDLTSLKMEHYVGTAEKAGEPEVRYPMPEGSVAGKDVLIIDDIADTGGSIERAEEYVSERDAGEIRTATLQLLQTSEFEPDYIGERLDEWAWIVYPWNFIEDMIDITSGVMDKADGDAFTTEEIRHLLSEYHDVERIEMEIAQPDRMEEVLNEMTRRDVLEAEGDAWRLVENEDGVGA encoded by the coding sequence ATGAGCGAACTCCCCGACGAGTTCAAGTGCACGATTACGAACTGGGAGTACATCTACGGTCTCTGCCGCGACGTCAGCGACCAAGTGAAACGGGACTCCTTCGAACCGGACGTGGTGGTCGCGCTGGCCCGCGGCGGGTGGTTCGCGGGGCGGTGTATCTGTGACTTCCTCGGAATGGACGACCTGACGAGTCTCAAGATGGAACACTACGTGGGGACCGCCGAGAAGGCGGGCGAACCCGAGGTGCGCTATCCGATGCCCGAGGGGAGCGTCGCGGGCAAGGACGTCCTCATCATCGACGACATCGCCGACACCGGCGGGTCCATCGAGCGCGCCGAGGAGTATGTCTCCGAGCGCGACGCCGGTGAAATCCGGACGGCGACCCTCCAACTCCTCCAGACCAGCGAGTTCGAACCGGACTACATCGGGGAGCGACTCGACGAGTGGGCGTGGATAGTCTACCCGTGGAACTTCATCGAGGACATGATAGACATCACCTCGGGCGTGATGGACAAGGCCGACGGCGACGCCTTCACGACCGAGGAGATTCGCCACCTCCTCAGCGAGTACCACGACGTGGAGCGCATCGAGATGGAAATCGCCCAACCCGACCGCATGGAGGAAGTCCTCAACGAGATGACCCGCCGGGACGTTCTCGAAGCGGAGGGGGACGCGTGGCGACTGGTCGAGAACGAGGACGGCGTTGGGGCCTGA
- the gatB gene encoding Asp-tRNA(Asn)/Glu-tRNA(Gln) amidotransferase subunit GatB yields MTAQAVQQSDLAVVIGLEVHVQLETDTKIFCGCSTDVADAEPNTHTCPVCLGLPGALPVLNRAAVESAVRVGKAIDADIPEETTFHRKNYFYPDLPKGFQITQYDAPICQDGELEIEVEGERRTVGVRRAHLEEDPGSLQHKGGNIDTADYTLVNYNRAGVPLMEIVTEPDFRGAEEVRAFLAKLEEVLEYLGVFDSQRDGSLRIDANLSVVEADEIGDDGDVTDEALESANRTEVKNISSHKGAEKALSYEAQRQKNAVQRGREVEQETRHWDESRGITVSMRSKEEEKDYRYFREADLPPLQVSDWKQKLDIPELPDARRERFSEEYGLSEEAASKLTSTRQVADFYEDVASEYDPDLAATWVADNLLGELNYRDMEITDVADRLGEFKRLVELVAAEEITTKNAEETVLREMLDEGGDPETIIEREGLGKADEGEIEGAVTAAIEENPDAVEDYHTGEGGALNFLVGQVMQRTGGSADPGSVNQLLRERLDE; encoded by the coding sequence ATGACTGCACAGGCTGTCCAGCAATCGGACCTCGCGGTCGTCATCGGACTGGAGGTCCACGTGCAACTGGAGACGGACACGAAGATTTTCTGCGGCTGTTCGACCGACGTGGCCGACGCCGAACCGAACACGCACACCTGTCCGGTGTGTCTCGGACTCCCCGGCGCGCTGCCGGTCCTGAACCGAGCGGCGGTCGAGTCCGCCGTCAGAGTCGGCAAGGCCATCGACGCCGACATCCCCGAAGAGACGACGTTCCACCGGAAGAACTACTTCTACCCCGACCTCCCGAAAGGGTTCCAGATAACCCAGTACGACGCGCCCATCTGTCAGGACGGCGAACTGGAAATCGAGGTCGAAGGCGAGCGCCGGACGGTCGGCGTCCGACGCGCCCACCTCGAAGAGGACCCGGGAAGCCTCCAGCACAAGGGCGGGAACATCGACACCGCCGACTACACGCTGGTCAACTACAACCGTGCGGGCGTCCCGCTCATGGAGATTGTCACCGAACCCGACTTCCGCGGAGCGGAGGAGGTCCGGGCGTTTCTGGCGAAACTCGAAGAGGTCCTCGAGTATCTCGGAGTGTTCGACAGTCAGCGCGACGGGAGTCTCCGCATCGACGCCAACCTCAGCGTGGTCGAGGCCGACGAAATCGGCGACGACGGCGACGTCACCGACGAGGCGCTCGAATCGGCCAACCGCACGGAAGTCAAGAACATCTCCAGTCACAAGGGCGCGGAGAAGGCGCTGTCCTACGAGGCCCAGCGCCAGAAGAACGCGGTCCAGCGCGGCCGAGAAGTCGAGCAGGAGACGCGCCACTGGGACGAGTCGCGTGGCATCACCGTCTCCATGCGCTCGAAAGAGGAGGAGAAGGACTACCGCTACTTCCGGGAGGCCGACCTGCCGCCGCTCCAAGTCAGTGACTGGAAGCAGAAACTCGACATTCCGGAGTTACCCGACGCTCGCCGCGAGCGATTCAGCGAGGAGTACGGCCTGAGCGAGGAGGCCGCCAGCAAACTCACGTCCACGAGGCAGGTCGCGGACTTCTACGAGGACGTGGCCAGCGAGTACGACCCGGACCTCGCCGCGACGTGGGTCGCGGACAACCTGCTGGGAGAACTCAACTACCGCGACATGGAGATAACCGACGTCGCCGACCGCCTCGGCGAGTTCAAGCGCCTCGTCGAACTCGTCGCGGCCGAGGAGATAACCACCAAGAACGCCGAGGAGACCGTCCTCCGCGAGATGCTCGACGAGGGCGGCGACCCCGAGACGATAATCGAACGCGAAGGGTTAGGCAAGGCCGACGAGGGTGAAATCGAAGGTGCTGTCACGGCGGCCATCGAGGAGAACCCCGACGCCGTCGAGGACTACCATACCGGAGAAGGCGGGGCGCTGAACTTCCTCGTCGGACAGGTGATGCAGCGAACCGGCGGTAGCGCCGACCCCGGGTCGGTGAACCAACTGCTCCGCGAACGACTGGACGAGTAG
- a CDS encoding phosphoglycerol geranylgeranyltransferase, with protein MTAPWAEWDHIVKLDPDKSLAAGETFEDVCRTGTDALEIGGTLDMTQEKMQRVIDACAKYDVPLYQEPSNPAVVVDHEALDGYLVPTVLNAGDIAWATGFHKEWVKTSDVNWDRTTTEAYVIMNPDASVAELTDADCDQSPEDVAAYAEVAEQMYGQEIIYVEYSGVFGDPDVVEAAADALEEATLFYGGGIHDYDSARTMAEHADVVVVGDLVHDEGVEAVRETVEGAQDAKKTAAESV; from the coding sequence ATGACTGCACCGTGGGCCGAATGGGACCACATCGTCAAGTTAGACCCCGACAAGAGTCTCGCGGCGGGCGAGACCTTCGAGGACGTCTGCCGGACCGGCACCGACGCCCTCGAAATCGGCGGGACGCTCGACATGACCCAAGAGAAGATGCAGCGGGTCATCGACGCCTGCGCGAAGTACGACGTGCCGCTGTATCAGGAACCGAGTAACCCGGCGGTCGTCGTGGACCACGAGGCGCTCGACGGCTACCTCGTGCCGACCGTGCTGAACGCCGGGGACATCGCGTGGGCGACTGGGTTTCACAAGGAGTGGGTCAAGACCAGCGACGTGAACTGGGACCGGACGACCACCGAGGCGTACGTCATCATGAACCCCGACGCCAGCGTCGCCGAACTCACCGACGCCGACTGCGACCAGTCGCCCGAGGACGTGGCGGCCTACGCCGAGGTCGCCGAGCAGATGTACGGCCAAGAGATAATCTACGTGGAGTACTCCGGCGTCTTCGGCGACCCCGACGTGGTCGAAGCGGCAGCGGACGCGCTGGAGGAAGCCACCCTCTTCTACGGCGGCGGCATCCACGACTACGACTCCGCGCGGACGATGGCCGAACACGCCGACGTGGTGGTGGTCGGCGACCTCGTCCACGACGAAGGCGTCGAAGCGGTCCGCGAGACTGTCGAGGGCGCACAGGACGCAAAGAAGACCGCCGCCGAATCGGTCTGA
- a CDS encoding response regulator, whose protein sequence is MTTVLIVDDEPAITDVYETWLSEYDCFVAHGGSEAMSIFERRGDEIDVVLLDRRMPGKSGDEVLTEIRERNAECRIAMITAVAPNYDIVDMPFDDYVTKPVSGQKIRRTVETLLERAEYADALDRYYTLATKYAALTAARPSAELRDSEAFRELEAELREVERELTETATFDDHEEFQNLLLEATRGAT, encoded by the coding sequence ATGACGACCGTGTTGATAGTCGACGACGAACCGGCGATTACTGACGTCTACGAGACGTGGCTGTCGGAGTACGACTGCTTCGTCGCGCACGGCGGTTCGGAAGCGATGTCGATATTCGAGCGTCGGGGCGACGAAATCGACGTCGTCCTCCTCGACAGGCGGATGCCCGGGAAAAGCGGCGACGAGGTTCTAACGGAGATTAGAGAGCGAAACGCCGAGTGCCGGATTGCGATGATTACCGCCGTCGCGCCGAACTACGATATCGTCGATATGCCGTTCGACGACTACGTGACGAAACCCGTCTCGGGCCAGAAGATTCGAAGAACGGTCGAGACGCTGCTCGAACGGGCCGAGTACGCCGACGCGCTCGACCGATACTACACGCTCGCCACGAAATACGCAGCACTGACTGCCGCGCGACCGAGCGCGGAGCTACGGGACAGCGAGGCGTTCAGAGAACTCGAAGCGGAACTTCGCGAGGTCGAGCGCGAACTCACCGAGACGGCCACGTTCGACGACCACGAGGAATTCCAGAACCTCCTCCTCGAAGCGACTCGGGGAGCCACGTGA
- a CDS encoding multidrug efflux SMR transporter — translation MREYIYLGGAIAAEVTGTAALKFSDGFANVVPSLVVVLGYVGSFYLLSLTLQELPIGLVYATWSAVGIVAAALLGVVVFDEPVDVAGVVGMALIVGGVVVLNVFSDAYSPAH, via the coding sequence ATGCGAGAATACATCTACCTCGGTGGTGCCATCGCAGCCGAGGTGACCGGCACCGCGGCGCTCAAGTTCTCGGACGGGTTCGCGAACGTCGTTCCGTCGCTCGTCGTCGTCCTCGGCTACGTCGGTTCCTTCTACCTACTGAGTCTCACCCTTCAGGAGTTACCGATAGGGCTGGTGTACGCGACGTGGTCGGCGGTCGGAATCGTGGCCGCGGCGCTCCTCGGCGTCGTCGTGTTCGACGAACCGGTCGACGTGGCTGGTGTCGTCGGAATGGCGCTCATCGTCGGCGGCGTCGTCGTTCTGAACGTCTTCTCTGACGCGTACAGTCCCGCTCACTGA
- a CDS encoding lytic transglycosylase domain-containing protein, translating into MPSRRNLLKKVGVTGATALATVGLAGSAAGAPGSIPSHYLDEYQQTGQQYGIDWTYLAGVGWVETQHGQYEAGCDTSSAGAKGPMQFMPSTWDAYGVDGDGDGVTDICDYQDAIPAAANYLTASGAPENWDDALYAYNHSWSYVSDVKDAAAYYRDAYGGGGGGGFSEGDRVTPTTALNTRKQPGTEATLVATVSDGEVGEIVNGPTTEDGYTWWGMHWLDRDVWGWSVEQYLTSA; encoded by the coding sequence ATGCCATCGCGACGTAACCTGCTCAAGAAGGTCGGCGTAACAGGAGCGACTGCACTGGCGACCGTGGGACTGGCCGGTTCGGCCGCCGGGGCACCCGGTTCTATCCCGTCACACTACCTCGATGAGTACCAGCAGACCGGTCAGCAGTACGGTATCGACTGGACGTATCTGGCGGGCGTCGGTTGGGTCGAGACCCAACACGGTCAGTACGAGGCGGGGTGTGACACCTCCTCGGCCGGCGCGAAGGGACCGATGCAGTTCATGCCCTCGACGTGGGACGCTTACGGCGTGGACGGTGACGGTGACGGTGTCACCGACATCTGCGACTATCAGGACGCGATTCCGGCCGCAGCCAACTACCTCACCGCCTCGGGTGCGCCCGAGAACTGGGACGACGCGCTGTACGCCTACAACCACAGTTGGTCGTACGTCAGCGACGTGAAAGACGCCGCGGCGTACTACCGCGACGCCTACGGCGGCGGTGGCGGCGGTGGCTTCAGCGAAGGTGACCGAGTCACGCCGACGACCGCGCTGAATACGCGGAAACAGCCCGGTACGGAAGCGACGCTCGTCGCCACCGTCTCGGACGGAGAGGTCGGCGAAATCGTGAACGGGCCGACCACCGAGGACGGCTACACGTGGTGGGGCATGCACTGGCTCGACCGCGACGTGTGGGGCTGGTCCGTCGAGCAGTACCTCACGTCCGCGTAG
- the mtnP gene encoding S-methyl-5'-thioadenosine phosphorylase encodes MTIGFIGGSGIYEALPLENTRKEEISTPFGDPSAPVTIGEFAGEEVAFLPRHGPDHQHTPTNAPYKANIYALKQVGVKRVLSSNAVGSLREDLPPQTLVVPDQTFDRTKHRDSTFFGDGIVVHMPFADPYCPHMVEHLADSADAATDADSEKGGTYVCIEGPQYSTRAESEFYRDQGWDVIGMTTIPEAKLAREAELCYATVAGVTDYDVWKQDSEVTLEEVLDNAAENEEAIKEVVEHAIRNMPDERDCDCGHALEGTINTPTEAIPDETRERVEPFVGGYLD; translated from the coding sequence ATGACGATTGGATTCATCGGCGGAAGTGGAATCTACGAGGCCCTGCCCCTCGAGAACACCCGCAAGGAAGAGATTTCGACCCCCTTCGGCGACCCGAGCGCGCCCGTCACCATCGGCGAGTTCGCGGGCGAGGAGGTCGCGTTCCTGCCGCGCCACGGCCCGGACCACCAGCATACGCCGACCAACGCCCCGTACAAGGCCAACATCTACGCCCTGAAGCAGGTCGGCGTCAAGCGCGTGCTGTCGAGCAACGCGGTCGGGAGTCTGCGCGAGGACCTGCCGCCCCAGACGCTCGTGGTGCCCGACCAGACGTTCGACCGGACCAAGCACCGCGACTCGACGTTCTTCGGCGACGGCATCGTGGTCCACATGCCCTTCGCGGACCCCTACTGCCCGCACATGGTCGAGCATCTGGCCGACTCGGCCGACGCCGCCACCGACGCCGACTCCGAGAAGGGCGGCACCTACGTCTGTATCGAGGGGCCGCAGTACTCGACCCGCGCCGAGAGCGAGTTCTACCGCGACCAAGGCTGGGACGTCATCGGCATGACGACGATTCCGGAGGCCAAACTGGCCCGCGAGGCCGAACTCTGCTACGCCACCGTCGCGGGCGTCACCGACTACGACGTGTGGAAACAGGACAGCGAGGTCACGCTCGAAGAGGTGCTGGACAACGCCGCGGAGAACGAGGAGGCCATCAAGGAAGTCGTGGAACACGCCATCCGAAACATGCCCGACGAGCGCGACTGTGACTGCGGCCACGCGCTGGAAGGTACCATCAACACGCCGACCGAGGCGATTCCGGACGAGACCCGCGAGCGCGTCGAACCGTTCGTCGGCGGCTATCTGGACTGA
- a CDS encoding ScpA family protein has translation MTEDVPLNIAGHDEEKREREGEASGLFGDETGSPDSEVDASEETDDILSDELDVDADADDDEAEPVELLVQLAEDGEIEPWDIDIVTVTDKFLDRLDEADLRTSGRALFYASVLLRMKSDAMLADDDEDEPESEEAWDEWGPGAEPPMDPADGEFPEFDPVSKLEDEMERRLDRKTARGTPETLDELVHELRERERGSWWKDSRSYDTSDSPSGFQRGTQTLDYRMDDDMRVDEEPSADDVTGTAHEEDIEAVIDEVREELRVHYDKGRDEVLYAEIERIGGSRIQTFLALLFLSHRGVVTLEQDDMFGDLWVEDADAAEEAEAPAIAD, from the coding sequence ATGACTGAGGACGTCCCCCTCAACATCGCGGGCCACGACGAGGAGAAGCGCGAGCGCGAGGGCGAAGCGTCGGGTCTCTTCGGCGACGAGACCGGCAGTCCCGACTCCGAGGTTGACGCGTCCGAGGAGACAGACGACATCCTCTCGGACGAACTCGACGTGGACGCCGACGCGGACGACGACGAGGCCGAACCCGTCGAACTCCTCGTGCAACTCGCCGAGGACGGCGAAATCGAACCGTGGGACATCGACATCGTGACGGTCACCGACAAGTTCCTCGACCGGTTGGACGAGGCCGACCTCCGGACCTCGGGCCGGGCGCTGTTCTACGCCAGCGTCCTCCTCCGGATGAAGAGCGACGCGATGCTGGCCGACGACGACGAGGACGAACCCGAATCGGAGGAGGCGTGGGACGAGTGGGGACCCGGCGCGGAACCGCCGATGGACCCCGCCGACGGCGAGTTCCCGGAGTTCGACCCGGTGTCGAAGTTGGAAGACGAGATGGAGCGCCGCCTCGACCGCAAGACCGCCCGCGGGACGCCCGAGACGCTGGACGAACTCGTCCACGAACTCCGGGAGCGCGAGCGCGGGTCGTGGTGGAAGGACTCCCGAAGCTACGACACCAGCGACTCGCCCTCGGGGTTCCAGCGCGGGACCCAGACGCTGGACTACCGGATGGACGACGACATGCGTGTTGACGAGGAACCCTCCGCCGACGACGTGACCGGCACGGCCCACGAGGAGGACATCGAGGCGGTCATCGACGAGGTGCGCGAGGAACTCCGCGTCCACTACGACAAGGGGCGCGACGAGGTGCTGTACGCCGAAATCGAGCGTATCGGCGGGTCGCGCATCCAGACGTTCCTCGCGCTCCTGTTCCTCTCGCACCGCGGCGTGGTCACGCTGGAGCAGGACGACATGTTCGGCGACCTCTGGGTCGAGGACGCCGATGCCGCCGAGGAAGCCGAAGCGCCCGCGATTGCGGACTGA
- a CDS encoding MATE family efflux transporter, with protein sequence MTTGAITPKLVSLAWPLVAGNLLQTFYNLADMFWVGRVGPKAVAAVSLMFPTAWMFVSVAMGLTAASVALVSQHVGAGDDREADNVVAQTAMLTVAVALVLSTLGYVFRHPLLSLVGAQGQVYAYSLQYVEVLFVSIPFTFLFFVFRAVLRGAGDTRTAMWLMVLSAGANVVLDPFLILGYGPFPEWGVRGAAVATLLSRVVAAAIGVAILVKGDWGVRLRLEDLRPDWPVLKRLVDVGYPGTIDGLARSFAAVAMAALVARFGPIPTAAYGVGLRLMSVSWTVSGAVGQATATGVGQNLGAETPDRAAAVTWKGTAGTMAVLFGVGALLFAFPDEAMRVFVADPAVVAAGVNFLRIIAPFLALFGGLMVVQGGFRGAGDTRTAMVLSFLSRWVLRIPAAVVLAYGWTLPVAGVSLAGLGWGVDGLWWAWSFSAAGSFVLGVAWFSLGRWREGVVETERTATPSD encoded by the coding sequence ATGACGACCGGGGCCATCACGCCCAAACTCGTCAGCCTCGCGTGGCCGCTGGTCGCCGGGAACCTGCTCCAGACGTTCTACAACCTCGCGGACATGTTCTGGGTCGGTCGCGTCGGGCCGAAGGCGGTCGCGGCCGTCTCGCTGATGTTCCCGACCGCGTGGATGTTCGTCTCGGTGGCGATGGGCCTGACCGCGGCCTCGGTCGCGCTGGTCTCTCAGCACGTCGGGGCGGGCGACGACCGGGAGGCCGACAACGTCGTCGCCCAGACCGCGATGCTGACCGTCGCGGTCGCGCTGGTCCTCTCGACGCTCGGCTACGTCTTTCGCCACCCCTTACTCTCGCTGGTCGGGGCGCAGGGGCAGGTGTACGCCTACTCGCTCCAGTACGTCGAAGTGCTGTTCGTCTCCATCCCGTTCACTTTCCTCTTCTTCGTCTTCCGGGCGGTCCTGCGCGGCGCGGGCGACACCCGGACAGCGATGTGGCTGATGGTACTCTCGGCGGGGGCCAACGTCGTCTTGGACCCGTTTCTCATACTCGGCTACGGGCCGTTTCCGGAGTGGGGCGTCCGCGGTGCCGCCGTCGCCACGCTACTCTCGCGGGTCGTCGCGGCGGCCATCGGCGTCGCCATCCTCGTGAAGGGCGATTGGGGCGTCCGACTCCGCCTCGAAGACCTTCGGCCCGACTGGCCCGTCCTGAAGCGACTCGTGGACGTGGGGTATCCGGGCACCATCGACGGTCTCGCACGGAGTTTCGCGGCGGTGGCGATGGCGGCGCTCGTCGCGCGGTTCGGCCCGATTCCGACCGCGGCTTACGGCGTCGGTCTCCGACTGATGTCGGTGTCGTGGACCGTCTCGGGCGCGGTCGGACAGGCCACCGCGACGGGCGTGGGCCAGAACCTCGGCGCGGAGACGCCCGACCGCGCCGCGGCGGTGACGTGGAAGGGGACCGCCGGGACCATGGCGGTGCTGTTCGGCGTCGGCGCGCTCCTGTTCGCGTTCCCCGACGAGGCGATGCGGGTGTTCGTCGCCGACCCGGCGGTCGTCGCGGCGGGGGTGAACTTTCTCCGCATCATCGCGCCGTTTCTCGCGCTCTTCGGGGGTCTGATGGTCGTGCAGGGCGGGTTCCGCGGCGCGGGCGACACCCGGACCGCGATGGTGCTGTCGTTCCTCTCGCGGTGGGTCCTCCGAATTCCGGCCGCGGTGGTGCTGGCCTACGGGTGGACGCTCCCGGTGGCGGGGGTCTCGCTCGCCGGACTCGGGTGGGGCGTGGACGGTCTCTGGTGGGCGTGGTCGTTCTCGGCGGCCGGGTCGTTCGTCCTCGGCGTTGCGTGGTTCAGTCTGGGACGCTGGCGCGAGGGCGTCGTGGAGACAGAGAGAACGGCGACGCCGAGCGATTAA
- a CDS encoding DNA topoisomerase I — protein sequence MELIITEKDNAARRIADILSGESADAERKNGVNVYKWGGRRCIGLSGHVVGVDFPDEYNDWRDVEPVELIDAPIEKKATKENIVSTLRVLARKADRVTIATDYDREGELIGKEAWELVREVNEEVPIQRVRFSSITDNEVTEAFENPDELDFDLAAAGEARQEIDLIWGAALTRFLSLSARQLGEDFISVGRVQSPTLKLIVDREREIEAFDPEDYWELFADLLKDTDDETAEFEAQYFYRDEDGNEAERVWDEETAEAVFDALDSAAAATVERVNRRTRTDDPPAPFNTTQFIRAAGSLGYSAQQAMSIAEDLYTAGYMTYPRTDNTVYPDDLDPEELLDTFSGNYHFGDDADDLLELDDLEPTEGDEETTDHPPIHPTEDVPTKGELSDDEWEIYELVVRRFFATVAESATWEHLKVVTSVGDHKLKSNGKRLVEEGYHAVYPYYNSSENYVPDVTEGDELAITDASIEDKQTQPPRRYGQSRLIETMEKMGVGTKSTRHNTIEKLYDRGYVEGDPPRPTQLAKAVVTAAEKFADLVVSEEMTRELEEDMTAIAEGEADLSEVADESREYLQQVFDELRDSREEVGDLLQESLKADKKLGPCPESDHELLVRQSRNGSYFVGCDGYPDCEYTLPLPNTGKPLILDEECEDHDLRHVKMLAGRQTFVHGCPLCKAEEAEEEDDEVIGVCPDCGEGVATEEQRDGGGEAAEEGGELAIKHLQNGSRLVGCTRYPDCDYSLPLPRRGDIEVTDERCEEHDLPELVVHNGDEPWELGCPICNYREFQARESESGSDLESLDGIGEKTAEKLSAAGIESIEDLKDAEVETVASEVQGVSEDRIRGWQAKAD from the coding sequence ATGGAACTGATAATCACCGAGAAGGACAACGCGGCCAGACGCATCGCCGACATCCTGAGCGGCGAGTCGGCCGACGCCGAGCGCAAGAACGGTGTGAACGTCTACAAGTGGGGCGGCCGCCGGTGCATCGGCCTGTCGGGCCACGTCGTCGGCGTGGACTTCCCCGACGAGTACAACGACTGGCGCGACGTGGAACCGGTCGAACTCATCGACGCGCCCATCGAGAAGAAGGCCACGAAGGAGAACATCGTCTCCACCCTCCGCGTGCTGGCCCGGAAGGCCGACCGAGTGACCATCGCGACGGACTACGACCGCGAGGGCGAACTCATCGGCAAGGAGGCGTGGGAACTGGTTCGGGAGGTCAACGAGGAGGTCCCCATCCAGCGCGTGCGGTTCTCCTCGATTACCGACAACGAAGTCACCGAGGCCTTCGAGAACCCGGACGAACTCGACTTCGACCTCGCGGCCGCGGGCGAGGCGCGACAGGAGATAGACCTCATCTGGGGCGCGGCGCTCACCCGGTTCCTCTCGCTGTCGGCCCGCCAACTGGGCGAGGACTTCATCTCGGTGGGCCGGGTCCAGTCGCCCACGCTGAAGCTCATCGTGGACCGCGAGCGCGAAATCGAGGCGTTCGACCCCGAGGACTACTGGGAACTGTTCGCCGACCTGCTGAAGGACACCGACGACGAGACCGCGGAGTTCGAGGCCCAGTACTTCTACCGCGACGAGGACGGCAACGAGGCCGAACGCGTCTGGGACGAAGAGACCGCAGAGGCCGTCTTCGACGCGCTCGACTCGGCCGCCGCGGCGACCGTCGAACGAGTCAACCGGCGCACTCGGACCGACGACCCGCCCGCGCCGTTCAACACCACGCAGTTCATCCGGGCCGCCGGGAGTCTGGGCTACTCGGCCCAGCAGGCCATGAGCATCGCCGAGGACCTCTACACCGCGGGGTACATGACCTACCCCCGGACCGACAACACGGTCTACCCCGACGACTTGGACCCCGAGGAACTGCTCGACACGTTCTCGGGCAACTACCACTTCGGCGACGACGCTGACGACCTGCTCGAACTGGACGACCTCGAACCCACCGAGGGCGACGAGGAGACCACCGACCACCCGCCGATTCACCCGACCGAGGACGTGCCGACGAAGGGCGAGTTGAGCGACGACGAGTGGGAGATATACGAACTCGTCGTCCGGCGGTTCTTCGCCACCGTCGCCGAGTCCGCGACGTGGGAACACCTCAAGGTGGTCACGAGCGTGGGCGACCACAAACTCAAGTCGAACGGCAAGCGCCTCGTGGAGGAGGGCTACCACGCGGTCTACCCCTACTACAACAGTTCCGAGAACTACGTGCCCGACGTGACCGAGGGCGACGAGTTGGCGATAACGGACGCCAGCATCGAGGACAAGCAGACCCAACCGCCCCGCCGCTACGGCCAGTCGCGGCTCATCGAGACCATGGAGAAGATGGGGGTCGGGACGAAGTCCACCCGCCACAACACCATCGAGAAGCTCTACGACCGGGGCTACGTCGAGGGCGACCCGCCGCGACCCACGCAACTGGCGAAGGCCGTGGTCACGGCCGCCGAGAAGTTCGCGGACCTCGTGGTCAGCGAGGAGATGACCCGCGAGTTGGAGGAGGACATGACCGCCATCGCAGAGGGCGAGGCCGACCTGAGCGAGGTGGCCGACGAGTCCCGCGAGTACCTCCAGCAGGTGTTCGACGAACTGCGCGACTCCCGCGAGGAGGTCGGCGACTTGCTGCAGGAGTCGCTGAAGGCAGACAAGAAACTCGGTCCCTGCCCGGAGTCGGACCACGAACTGCTGGTCCGCCAGAGCCGAAACGGGTCGTACTTCGTCGGCTGTGACGGCTACCCCGACTGCGAGTACACCCTGCCGCTCCCGAACACGGGCAAGCCCCTCATCCTCGACGAGGAGTGCGAGGACCACGACCTCCGGCACGTCAAGATGCTCGCCGGACGCCAGACGTTCGTCCACGGCTGTCCGCTCTGCAAGGCCGAGGAGGCCGAGGAGGAGGACGACGAAGTCATCGGCGTCTGTCCCGACTGCGGGGAGGGCGTTGCGACCGAGGAGCAACGAGACGGAGGCGGCGAAGCCGCCGAAGAAGGCGGAGAACTGGCTATCAAGCACCTCCAGAACGGCTCTCGACTCGTCGGCTGTACCCGGTATCCCGACTGCGACTACTCGCTCCCGCTGCCGCGGCGGGGCGACATCGAAGTCACCGACGAGCGTTGCGAGGAACACGACCTGCCGGAACTCGTCGTCCACAACGGCGACGAACCGTGGGAACTGGGCTGTCCCATCTGCAACTACCGGGAGTTCCAAGCCCGCGAGAGCGAGTCTGGCAGCGACCTCGAATCGCTCGACGGCATCGGCGAGAAGACCGCCGAGAAGCTCTCGGCCGCGGGCATCGAGAGCATCGAGGACCTGAAGGACGCCGAGGTCGAGACCGTCGCCTCGGAGGTACAGGGCGTCAGCGAGGACCGGATTCGGGGCTGGCAGGCGAAGGCGGACTGA